TATTAAAAAAGAACTCATTCGTTTTGGTTTTGCTGGGGAAAAAATTACGACGGTTCATCATGGTATTGATACCCAAAGATTTAAACCGGGAGTTTCACCGAATAATCCCTATGCGAAGATGGAGTTTTTTAAAGGTAAAAAAGTTATTTTCCACCCTGCCCGGATGAGCTTTGCTAAAGGTTCCGATTATGCGGTAAAAGCCTTTAGAGAAGTTCAAAAAGCATTTCCTGATACCGTTTTAGTAATGGCTGGAACCTCCAAAACCGTTGATTGGGGCGGGGTTCAACAAAAAGAAGTACAACAAATAATGAAACTTGTAGAAGAAAATGGTCTTTCCGATAGTGTTTACGTTCAATTTTTCAACTGGCAGGAAATTCACTGGATGTACGAAATTGCGGATATCTGTATTTACCCGAGTTCTTTTGAAGAGCCTTTTGGTTTGGTAATGCTGGAAGCCATGGCTTCAGGTAAACCGATTATTGTTACGAATTCCGGGGGTATGCCGGAAGTAGTGGAAGATGGGGTTAATGGCTTTGTAATTCCCAAAAAAGATCCCAAAGCTCTTGCGGAAAAATTAATTTTACTTTTAAGTGATGTTCCCCTACGGCGGAAGATGGGAGAAACAGGGAGAAAAATGGCGGAAGAGAAGTACACCATTAAGGTGATGGCGGATAACACGGAAAAAGCTTA
The sequence above is a segment of the Carboxydothermus pertinax genome. Coding sequences within it:
- a CDS encoding glycosyltransferase family 4 protein, which encodes MGGVETHLTLLCPELTRRGYNLHLLTGAVDGEPEEFNYHGMRVRRHRFLDLNSLSPQIIKENREHIKDVLYSFLDEVNPEIIHLHNMHYFSPDHLEFLVEYKNNRKIPLVLTAHNVWEDDLWDEMLTFKDEWDYIIAVSDFIKKELIRFGFAGEKITTVHHGIDTQRFKPGVSPNNPYAKMEFFKGKKVIFHPARMSFAKGSDYAVKAFREVQKAFPDTVLVMAGTSKTVDWGGVQQKEVQQIMKLVEENGLSDSVYVQFFNWQEIHWMYEIADICIYPSSFEEPFGLVMLEAMASGKPIIVTNSGGMPEVVEDGVNGFVIPKKDPKALAEKLILLLSDVPLRRKMGETGRKMAEEKYTIKVMADNTEKAYQWVTKH